The following proteins are co-located in the Moraxella nasovis genome:
- the rpe gene encoding ribulose-phosphate 3-epimerase, with protein sequence MKILPEQPFLIAPSILSANFARLGDDTQAVLDAGADVVHFDVMDNHYVPNLTFGAMVCRALKDYGIKAPIDVHLMVKPVDTMIEAFIKAGADIITFHPEASEHIDRSLQLIKDAGVKCGLVFNPATPLHYLDHTIDKLDQILIMSVNPGFGGQTFIDGTLDKVRTARRMIDERGLDIRLEIDGGVNPQNIGSIAEAGVDMFVAGSAIFSQPDYKTVIDAMRNELQKVHAVSV encoded by the coding sequence ATGAAAATTCTACCAGAACAGCCGTTTTTAATCGCACCATCTATTTTGTCCGCCAATTTTGCACGCTTGGGCGATGACACGCAGGCGGTACTTGACGCAGGGGCAGATGTCGTGCATTTTGATGTCATGGATAATCATTATGTGCCAAATTTGACCTTTGGGGCGATGGTGTGCCGTGCCTTAAAAGATTATGGTATCAAAGCCCCCATTGATGTGCATTTGATGGTAAAGCCTGTGGATACAATGATTGAAGCATTTATCAAGGCAGGGGCGGACATCATCACGTTTCACCCAGAGGCCAGCGAGCATATTGACCGCAGTTTACAGCTCATCAAAGATGCTGGGGTAAAATGCGGATTGGTATTTAATCCTGCCACGCCCCTGCATTATTTGGATCATACTATTGATAAGCTAGACCAAATTCTTATTATGAGCGTAAACCCCGGATTTGGCGGTCAAACATTCATTGATGGTACGCTAGATAAGGTGCGTACAGCTCGGCGTATGATTGATGAGCGGGGTTTGGACATTCGCTTGGAGATTGATGGTGGGGTTAATCCACAAAATATCGGCAGTATTGCAGAAGCTGGCGTGGATATGTTTGTGGCAGGTTCGGCGATTTTTAGTCAGCCTGATTATAAGACAGTCATTGATGCCATGCGTAATGAGTTACAAAAAGTCCATGCGGTGTCGGTGTGA
- a CDS encoding helix-turn-helix domain-containing protein, with protein MQNIKKLSKNFSKLLDQQNLSTKELSTLIDVPQSTLTRLINGTIKNPNQTVLIKIAQFFGVAVTELTGELNADMTSSQAQEYLSDDDFMQMSVQEVMLELIQDDEGRLVLRESKNHDEVLVCIDFSEKVKSLLAGDVRIIGEHMIQAALASVMQQQINRYHAHIHDEEPERYS; from the coding sequence ATGCAAAATATCAAAAAATTATCCAAGAATTTTAGCAAATTATTAGACCAACAAAACCTAAGTACTAAAGAATTATCAACACTCATTGATGTGCCACAAAGCACACTCACGCGTTTAATCAATGGCACAATCAAAAATCCTAATCAGACAGTTTTAATAAAAATTGCTCAATTTTTTGGGGTGGCTGTTACTGAGCTGACGGGTGAGCTAAACGCTGATATGACAAGCTCGCAAGCACAAGAATATTTGTCTGATGATGATTTTATGCAGATGAGTGTGCAAGAAGTCATGCTAGAGCTGATCCAAGATGATGAGGGCAGGTTAGTGCTGCGTGAGTCAAAGAATCATGATGAGGTCTTAGTTTGTATTGATTTTTCAGAAAAAGTTAAATCACTACTGGCAGGAGATGTGCGTATCATCGGCGAGCATATGATTCAAGCAGCGTTAGCATCAGTTATGCAGCAGCAAATAAACCGCTATCACGCTCACATCCACGATGAAGAGCCTGAGCGATACAGCTGA